In Treponema vincentii, a single window of DNA contains:
- a CDS encoding ABC transporter permease, whose product MNRFPAFKALFNKELHTLIYSPALYAAALVLYLGAALPFVGSGYWFSAGLSDFRAFFLNLPFLFCIVIPLLAMNSWADEKKHGTDRLLAAYPVDKRLLAAAKYAALLVCFAGAATLTMVIPLSVIPLVYFDFFPFFLSYCAVLFFGAAFTAWSLALSNISAHTAVSFLLSFFTGIFFTASHVLAQVLPLPSAIVKILHYCSFTLHFESAARGIFDTRDFFFYILLIVAAQGLSVFLLYVQEESR is encoded by the coding sequence ATGAATCGATTCCCGGCGTTTAAGGCGCTTTTTAACAAGGAACTACATACCCTCATATACAGCCCCGCGCTCTATGCGGCGGCGCTCGTGCTTTACCTCGGAGCGGCGCTCCCGTTCGTGGGTTCAGGCTACTGGTTTTCGGCGGGGCTATCGGACTTCCGCGCTTTTTTCCTCAATCTGCCGTTCCTGTTCTGTATTGTCATTCCTCTGCTTGCGATGAACAGCTGGGCTGATGAAAAAAAGCACGGCACCGACCGACTCCTTGCCGCCTATCCGGTGGATAAACGCCTGCTTGCCGCGGCAAAATACGCAGCCCTGCTCGTCTGTTTTGCAGGAGCCGCCACGCTTACGATGGTGATTCCGCTTTCGGTTATTCCGCTTGTCTATTTTGATTTTTTTCCGTTTTTTCTCTCATATTGCGCTGTCCTCTTCTTCGGCGCAGCCTTTACCGCATGGTCGCTCGCACTTTCAAATATCTCTGCGCACACTGCCGTCAGTTTTTTGCTCAGCTTTTTTACCGGTATCTTTTTTACCGCAAGCCACGTCTTAGCTCAAGTTTTGCCGCTCCCGTCAGCCATTGTAAAAATACTACACTATTGCTCTTTTACGCTTCATTTTGAATCGGCTGCGCGCGGTATTTTCGACACTCGTGATTTCTTCTTCTATATACTGCTCATCGTCGCGGCGCAGGGGCTTTCGGTTTTTTTACTGTACGTTCAGGAGGAAAGCCGATGA
- a CDS encoding Gldg family protein, producing the protein MNTKSISIKMRSVKEYRIQALLLGAIVVTAALLSQRFYARLDMTQQRTYSLSAYTRSILNGLEGTVTITWFRSYNIDGFLPSLQYVEDILAEYQRTADGRCLVRYKDTEKLSPQQLNQLGIVARQIERNSNNTQVLQNLYSGLLCEYRGESRVIPFLSDIYTLEADIARFITEMNQDAQGRKLDRSVYVAFPEGGAENGATGNYKYVLPWLEYAGFVPITLTKPYPELHPEIPLLVIGSSYFDADMLTAVDTFINRHGSAVFFVSANTVDIGGSWEATPKKDDGLLELLARSGFAVQTNLVMDPVNFRMTLPAADGSRYEHINYPFWVQVFRQEAEAIPPLLSAAKPAQFFWPSELVCTAARGKTPLPLLVSSNKSALQLPPYNTDPHGTQLTAAANGEHAAYPLAAFSERGVNAVSGISGADNARLLVVADEYCVSSAVEYTNSDANLDFMVNTVYWIARQDALLQLKNKQPAVLPFRYFESDAAFNRIIAAARILNLVLVPMLIIGAGAALYILRRRNHA; encoded by the coding sequence ATGAACACAAAATCGATAAGCATAAAGATGCGCAGCGTAAAAGAGTATCGTATTCAAGCCCTGCTGTTGGGCGCCATCGTCGTAACGGCAGCGCTGCTCTCACAGCGGTTCTATGCCCGGCTTGATATGACACAACAGCGCACCTATTCGCTTTCAGCCTATACCCGATCGATACTGAACGGCCTCGAAGGGACGGTAACAATCACGTGGTTCCGCTCGTACAATATTGACGGGTTCCTGCCGTCGCTTCAATATGTTGAAGACATCCTTGCAGAATATCAGCGTACTGCGGACGGACGCTGTCTCGTGCGATACAAGGATACGGAGAAGCTTTCCCCGCAGCAGCTGAATCAGCTCGGCATTGTCGCTCGGCAAATTGAACGGAACAGCAATAATACGCAGGTACTGCAAAACCTCTATTCGGGATTGCTGTGCGAGTACCGCGGGGAAAGCCGCGTTATTCCGTTCCTCTCCGATATCTACACCCTTGAAGCTGATATTGCGCGTTTTATTACCGAGATGAATCAGGATGCGCAGGGGCGAAAACTCGACCGCTCCGTTTATGTTGCGTTTCCCGAAGGCGGTGCAGAAAACGGCGCAACGGGTAATTATAAATATGTGTTGCCGTGGCTTGAGTATGCGGGGTTTGTACCGATTACGTTGACCAAGCCTTATCCGGAGCTGCACCCCGAAATTCCGCTATTGGTAATCGGCTCTTCCTACTTTGATGCCGATATGCTGACGGCTGTTGATACCTTCATTAACAGGCACGGTTCCGCCGTCTTTTTTGTGTCCGCAAACACCGTGGATATCGGCGGCAGCTGGGAGGCAACACCCAAAAAAGATGACGGACTGCTTGAACTGCTCGCTCGCTCCGGCTTTGCGGTGCAGACTAATCTTGTGATGGATCCCGTGAACTTCCGCATGACATTACCGGCCGCCGACGGCTCTCGGTATGAGCATATCAACTACCCGTTTTGGGTTCAGGTGTTCCGGCAAGAGGCGGAAGCGATTCCTCCGTTGCTATCTGCGGCAAAGCCCGCGCAGTTTTTCTGGCCGTCGGAGCTGGTGTGTACCGCCGCGCGGGGAAAGACGCCGCTTCCACTGCTTGTTTCAAGCAACAAGTCGGCGCTGCAACTGCCGCCGTATAACACCGACCCGCACGGAACTCAGCTTACAGCCGCCGCGAACGGCGAACACGCAGCCTATCCGCTTGCAGCTTTCAGCGAGCGGGGCGTCAATGCGGTGAGCGGTATCAGCGGCGCAGACAATGCGCGGCTTTTGGTGGTTGCGGATGAGTATTGCGTGAGTTCCGCCGTAGAATACACAAATTCCGATGCGAATTTGGACTTTATGGTGAATACCGTGTACTGGATTGCGCGGCAGGATGCGCTTTTACAGCTAAAAAACAAACAGCCGGCAGTTTTGCCCTTCCGCTACTTTGAAAGCGATGCGGCGTTTAACCGCATTATCGCCGCCGCCCGTATCCTTAACCTTGTGCTGGTACCCATGCTGATTATCGGTGCAGGCGCCGCGCTATACATCCTCCGGCGGAGGAACCACGCATGA
- a CDS encoding DUF4340 domain-containing protein: MKKETKVLFIILCVLLCCYALSFLYRPSRAGIFSSSLMHEPDIREVAEIRFSIPTRAEPVEMGEITLIKDGARFYLRTGNGSYPVRQEIIDRFFSLLGAGRSFLPISARPQDYPDYEIDDGHASRIVFVRKDKTILSELFFGMTDAAGAGRYVRTGTSVKVFLIDNAFEPFLTVAAPFWLDLQIYAALFRGTGIQGLEYGNHSVIRTEANGAAFRALESFLEKFSCIDIYSAPPLQSPQTAWVRLALGNGTELHFSFTPLQSGDYVFFDSRNSNAYLISGYTCEQLLRHIDAVCNS; encoded by the coding sequence ATGAAAAAAGAAACAAAGGTTCTGTTTATCATCCTCTGCGTGCTGCTCTGTTGCTATGCGCTGAGCTTCTTATACCGGCCTTCCCGGGCGGGCATTTTTTCGAGCAGCTTGATGCATGAACCGGATATCCGCGAGGTTGCGGAAATCCGGTTTTCCATTCCGACAAGGGCTGAACCGGTAGAGATGGGCGAAATAACGCTGATTAAAGACGGCGCCCGCTTTTATCTCCGCACCGGAAACGGCAGCTATCCGGTCAGGCAGGAAATTATCGATCGTTTTTTTTCGCTGCTCGGCGCCGGACGATCCTTTCTCCCCATATCGGCACGTCCGCAGGATTATCCCGATTACGAAATCGATGACGGACACGCTTCGCGTATTGTCTTTGTGCGGAAGGATAAAACCATTCTTTCGGAACTCTTTTTCGGAATGACCGATGCGGCCGGCGCTGGTCGGTATGTGCGGACGGGAACAAGCGTCAAGGTGTTTTTAATCGATAATGCGTTTGAACCTTTTTTAACGGTCGCCGCTCCGTTCTGGCTCGACTTACAGATATACGCGGCACTTTTCCGCGGCACGGGCATCCAAGGCTTGGAGTATGGAAATCACAGCGTAATCAGAACGGAAGCGAACGGTGCTGCGTTCCGTGCATTGGAAAGCTTTTTAGAAAAATTCTCCTGTATCGACATATACAGCGCGCCGCCATTGCAAAGTCCTCAAACCGCATGGGTGCGTTTAGCGCTCGGCAACGGCACGGAGCTGCACTTTTCGTTTACGCCCCTGCAAAGCGGCGACTATGTATTCTTCGACAGCCGCAACTCAAATGCCTACCTCATCAGCGGATATACCTGTGAACAGCTGCTCCGGCATATCGATGCGGTATGTAATTCATAA
- a CDS encoding AAA family ATPase, producing the protein MNKDLFETAAAAERLPLAARMRPRSLDEYIGQEHIVGKGRLLRRAIQADRLSSVIFFRPPGTGKTTLAQVIANHTKSNFLSLNAVLAGVQQIRDAIASAEQYKKLYGKPTILFVDEVHRWNRAQQDALLPWVENGTVIFIGATTENPFFEVNKALVSRSRVFQLKALTDADLYRTVERCLQDTERGYGKWKVSFTEGALEHLVETAAGDARSLLNALELAVETSTEHWPPPAGTEIIIDMQAAEESIQQKAVLYDKDGDYHYDIISAFIKSIRGSDPDAALYWLARMVRAGESPHFIFRRMLISACEDIGLADPYALTVVTSAAAAFDRIGLPEGRYHLTHAALYLATCPKSNSSLGFFDALKAVEKEQTEVPNHLKDANRDGESLRHGEGYLYPHAYRDHWIAQQYLPDELIGRVFYTPGYTGYEEKIRNEVLAKRETQLAAIHEAAEGKKDAFTVEDWQARTEGSSAEILEQIRDTLIKLANLSADDRVLVYRADGGPLLWPSTRITLNGCTAGIFEHQEALQSAQRYAETFEFLDHPIMTVLPACTHPREKIPAATQLDENLSAPSDSKALFPELAFDVVLSYNPAATADGFTAFFSRIAQEHATGARIIFAFALPQQGLRLSALLPSDESVNRFSAAEAAFFSDSRNKHIAWTENTVVDIAEKAGYRIQLLKKVDYQEKRLVTQAELGRWFSAESEYGTAIRSAFVSEEGSLEKIIQQLEQRCRKPAVYTRTVVYMSVSL; encoded by the coding sequence GTGAATAAAGATTTATTCGAGACAGCAGCGGCGGCGGAACGGCTTCCGCTTGCTGCACGAATGCGCCCCCGCAGTCTTGACGAATATATCGGGCAGGAACACATTGTTGGGAAAGGGAGGCTTTTAAGAAGAGCAATCCAAGCGGATAGGCTCTCGTCCGTTATCTTTTTCCGGCCGCCAGGGACGGGAAAAACCACCCTTGCTCAAGTTATTGCCAATCATACCAAAAGTAATTTTTTAAGTTTAAACGCCGTCCTTGCAGGCGTGCAGCAGATACGCGATGCGATTGCATCGGCGGAGCAATATAAAAAACTCTACGGAAAACCGACCATTCTTTTTGTCGATGAAGTACACCGATGGAACCGCGCCCAACAGGATGCTTTGCTGCCGTGGGTGGAAAACGGAACCGTTATCTTTATCGGCGCGACAACCGAAAATCCTTTTTTTGAAGTGAATAAAGCCTTAGTGAGCCGCAGTCGGGTATTTCAGCTCAAGGCGCTCACCGATGCCGACCTGTACCGGACTGTGGAACGGTGCTTGCAGGATACGGAGCGGGGCTACGGAAAATGGAAGGTCTCTTTTACCGAAGGCGCATTGGAGCATCTTGTCGAAACCGCTGCAGGTGATGCCCGCAGTCTCTTAAACGCTCTTGAGCTAGCCGTTGAGACATCTACCGAACACTGGCCGCCGCCTGCCGGTACGGAAATCATCATCGATATGCAGGCCGCTGAGGAAAGTATCCAGCAAAAAGCGGTACTCTACGATAAGGACGGCGATTACCACTACGATATCATCAGTGCTTTTATAAAATCAATCCGAGGGAGTGATCCCGATGCTGCTCTTTACTGGCTTGCCCGAATGGTGCGGGCAGGGGAGTCCCCTCACTTTATCTTTCGGCGTATGCTTATTTCCGCTTGCGAGGATATCGGACTTGCCGATCCCTATGCACTGACTGTCGTTACGAGCGCAGCGGCAGCTTTTGACCGTATCGGTTTGCCGGAGGGTAGGTATCATCTGACCCATGCTGCGTTGTATCTTGCGACATGCCCTAAATCGAACAGCTCGCTCGGTTTTTTTGATGCCCTTAAGGCGGTAGAAAAGGAACAGACCGAGGTGCCGAATCACTTGAAAGATGCAAACCGCGATGGAGAATCGCTCAGGCACGGAGAAGGGTACCTGTATCCCCATGCCTACCGCGACCACTGGATTGCACAGCAGTACTTGCCCGACGAACTGATCGGCAGGGTGTTTTACACCCCCGGATACACCGGCTATGAAGAAAAGATACGGAACGAGGTACTGGCAAAGCGGGAAACCCAGCTGGCTGCAATACACGAGGCTGCCGAGGGAAAGAAGGATGCCTTTACGGTTGAGGATTGGCAGGCACGGACGGAAGGCAGCAGCGCCGAAATACTGGAGCAGATACGGGACACCCTTATCAAGTTAGCAAATCTGTCCGCCGATGACCGTGTGCTGGTGTACCGGGCTGACGGGGGGCCTTTGCTGTGGCCGAGTACCCGTATCACCCTTAACGGATGTACCGCAGGAATCTTTGAACACCAAGAAGCCTTGCAATCCGCACAGCGGTACGCGGAAACCTTTGAATTTTTAGACCATCCGATTATGACCGTGCTTCCAGCCTGTACCCACCCTAGAGAAAAAATACCTGCCGCTACTCAGCTCGATGAAAACCTATCCGCTCCGTCAGATAGTAAGGCTCTTTTTCCCGAGCTGGCCTTTGATGTTGTGCTTTCGTATAACCCCGCTGCGACTGCGGACGGTTTTACCGCTTTCTTTTCCCGTATCGCGCAAGAACATGCCACCGGTGCGCGTATCATTTTTGCATTCGCGCTTCCGCAACAGGGACTCCGGCTGTCGGCACTGCTCCCGTCTGACGAATCCGTAAATCGTTTTTCGGCTGCCGAAGCCGCATTTTTTTCCGACAGCCGAAATAAACACATCGCATGGACGGAGAACACCGTTGTAGACATCGCCGAAAAAGCAGGCTACCGCATACAGCTGCTGAAAAAGGTAGACTATCAAGAAAAGCGGCTGGTAACACAGGCCGAACTCGGACGATGGTTCTCGGCAGAATCCGAATACGGCACGGCAATCCGCAGCGCTTTTGTTTCGGAGGAAGGTTCCCTCGAAAAAATCATTCAGCAGCTGGAACAGCGGTGTAGAAAACCTGCCGTGTATACCCGCACCGTCGTATACATGAGTGTTTCCCTTTAG
- a CDS encoding TP0733 family outer membrane beta-barrel protein, whose protein sequence is MKRCWLFFFFSILIWNTFAQEAAETQEPETPSAQAPIAAYVYEPIRKGDQFIRMGLQLGIPLFNTSPNKFAINPKIYPGGSIFLGYTHYLTKGVSIGGDVAFTFHLTRGSNLYFAIPFTINSGYTFAIEKFRIPLTFGIGGDFQSYNGTRYFSLFFRPQAGVFYQYSPEWSFGGELSWDIVPQWYKDSSFNRTGNFLNIGFAARYHF, encoded by the coding sequence ATGAAACGTTGTTGGTTATTTTTCTTTTTTTCTATTTTGATATGGAATACCTTTGCGCAAGAAGCTGCCGAAACTCAAGAACCGGAAACGCCGTCTGCGCAAGCCCCTATTGCTGCGTATGTTTATGAACCTATTCGGAAGGGCGATCAGTTTATCCGCATGGGTTTACAGCTGGGGATACCGCTTTTTAATACCTCGCCGAATAAGTTTGCGATTAACCCCAAGATTTATCCGGGCGGCAGCATCTTCCTCGGTTATACTCATTATCTGACGAAAGGAGTTTCCATCGGCGGTGATGTTGCTTTTACCTTTCATTTAACGCGCGGCAGCAATCTCTATTTTGCCATTCCCTTTACCATCAATTCAGGATACACTTTTGCAATCGAAAAATTCCGTATTCCGCTCACGTTCGGGATCGGCGGCGATTTTCAATCCTATAACGGTACGCGGTATTTCAGCTTGTTCTTTAGACCGCAAGCCGGCGTTTTCTATCAGTATTCCCCCGAATGGTCGTTCGGCGGCGAATTATCATGGGATATAGTTCCGCAATGGTATAAAGATTCAAGCTTTAATCGTACGGGCAATTTCTTGAATATCGGCTTTGCAGCCCGGTATCACTTCTAA